A genomic region of Nymphalis io chromosome 3, ilAglIoxx1.1, whole genome shotgun sequence contains the following coding sequences:
- the LOC126781011 gene encoding general transcription factor 3C polypeptide 5 isoform X2, protein MCFHPDNPYMKKIYSDAKPATGVLLKVKVKKIRTGDEVKREVLSTAIVGSVKKLNKFESMCDFQYLPINTTSSGTNKPECILEQILPSGVDNFETLLQPAPSFITPFNFTRSDKPISYCYTDKRYSTKDLVKEESENTTKDEVHKSRVDRGLPIARYTFNLTDNLPSEPNEYYLKQKTTRLTIYPQLENEFKIVQKHFEERPIWSLNLVKYHTKIKMSSLKIILPCLALYMREGPWRMMWVRFGYDPRKDAGARVYQTLDFRMRHAAGVHAMVMTRDQVVHCKKTDRIRNFKKSATDELSVEDIVYEGAVYFRPGMVPSQRQIYYQYCDVQLPEVQELMAREPPAGYLCHERRGWLPPDTDQLCRDHIFRYVKQTLLATHKADLKFDDASSADDSGSDGDGVSTSVAELDDSSISRIDEMDDTNN, encoded by the exons ATGTGTTTCCATCCAGATAATCcttacatgaaaaaaatatattctgatgCAAAACCAGCTACTGGAgtacttttaaaagtaaagGTGAAGAAAATAAGGACAGGCGATGAAGTTAAAAGAGAGGTTTTGTCAACAGCAATTGTTGGAtcggttaaaaaattaaataaattcgaat CTATGTGTGACTTCCAGTATTTGCCTATAAATACAACATCCTCAGGAACAAACAAACCGGAATGTATATTGGAACAAATTCTTCCTTCGGGTGTTGATAACTTTGAAACATTATT acAACCGGCTCCATCATTTATCACTccatttaattttacaagatcTGATAAACCAATAAGTTACTGTTATACAGATAAAAGGTATAGCACAAAAGATCTTGTTAAAGAAGAAAGTGAAAATACTACAAAAGATGAGGTTCATAAGTCTAGAGTTGATAGAGGATTGCCAATAGCACgatacacatttaatttaacagaCAACTTGCCCTCTGAACCTAatgagtattatttaaaacagaaaacaaCTAGGCTAACCATATATCCACAATTGGAAAATGAGTTTAAAATTGTTCAAAAG caCTTTGAGGAAAGACCAATATGGTCATTAAACCTTGTTAAATatcacacaaaaataaaaatgtcctcTTTGAAAATAATTCTGCCTTGCCTAGCTCTGTATATGCGAGAGGGACCATGGAGGATGATGTGGGTCAGATTTGGCTATGATCCTAGAAAGGATGCAGGGGCGAGGGTGTATCAGACTTTAGATTTTAGGATGAGACATGCAG ctgGAGTACACGCTATGGTGATGACTCGTGATCAAGTCGTACATTGTAAAAAAACGGACCGTATTCGTAATTTTAAGAAAAGTGCAACAGATGAACTCTCTGTGGAGGACATTGTATATGAAGGAGCCGTCTACTTCCGACCGGGAATGGTTCCATCTCAACGTCAGATTTATTATCag TACTGCGACGTGCAATTGCCCGAGGTGCAGGAGCTGATGGCGCGAGAGCCGCCGGCCGGCTACCTATGCCACGAGCGCCGCGGCTGGCTGCCGCCAGACACCGACCAGCTCTGTCGAGACCACATCTTCCGTTATGTTAAGCAGACCTTGCTCGCAACGCACAAGGCCGACCTCAAGTTTGAT GATGCTAGCAGTGCAGACGATTCGGGGTCAGACGGAGACGGCGTCAGTACGTCTGTCGCTGAATTGGATGATTCGTCAATAAGTAGAATTGATGAAATGGATGatacaaacaattaa
- the LOC126781011 gene encoding general transcription factor 3C polypeptide 5 isoform X1: MENIENLHRDLFCVLFPAIVKNDEKAIQCLGGTKAISQVYSQANKKRLGMCFHPDNPYMKKIYSDAKPATGVLLKVKVKKIRTGDEVKREVLSTAIVGSVKKLNKFESMCDFQYLPINTTSSGTNKPECILEQILPSGVDNFETLLQPAPSFITPFNFTRSDKPISYCYTDKRYSTKDLVKEESENTTKDEVHKSRVDRGLPIARYTFNLTDNLPSEPNEYYLKQKTTRLTIYPQLENEFKIVQKHFEERPIWSLNLVKYHTKIKMSSLKIILPCLALYMREGPWRMMWVRFGYDPRKDAGARVYQTLDFRMRHAAGVHAMVMTRDQVVHCKKTDRIRNFKKSATDELSVEDIVYEGAVYFRPGMVPSQRQIYYQYCDVQLPEVQELMAREPPAGYLCHERRGWLPPDTDQLCRDHIFRYVKQTLLATHKADLKFDDASSADDSGSDGDGVSTSVAELDDSSISRIDEMDDTNN; this comes from the exons atggaaaatattgaaaatctacATCGAgacttattttgtgttttatttcctGCAATTGTTAAAAATGACGAGAAAGCCATTCAGTGCTTAGGAGGCACAAAAGCTATTTCACAG gtGTATTCACAGGCGAATAAAAAACGATTAGGTATGTGTTTCCATCCAGATAATCcttacatgaaaaaaatatattctgatgCAAAACCAGCTACTGGAgtacttttaaaagtaaagGTGAAGAAAATAAGGACAGGCGATGAAGTTAAAAGAGAGGTTTTGTCAACAGCAATTGTTGGAtcggttaaaaaattaaataaattcgaat CTATGTGTGACTTCCAGTATTTGCCTATAAATACAACATCCTCAGGAACAAACAAACCGGAATGTATATTGGAACAAATTCTTCCTTCGGGTGTTGATAACTTTGAAACATTATT acAACCGGCTCCATCATTTATCACTccatttaattttacaagatcTGATAAACCAATAAGTTACTGTTATACAGATAAAAGGTATAGCACAAAAGATCTTGTTAAAGAAGAAAGTGAAAATACTACAAAAGATGAGGTTCATAAGTCTAGAGTTGATAGAGGATTGCCAATAGCACgatacacatttaatttaacagaCAACTTGCCCTCTGAACCTAatgagtattatttaaaacagaaaacaaCTAGGCTAACCATATATCCACAATTGGAAAATGAGTTTAAAATTGTTCAAAAG caCTTTGAGGAAAGACCAATATGGTCATTAAACCTTGTTAAATatcacacaaaaataaaaatgtcctcTTTGAAAATAATTCTGCCTTGCCTAGCTCTGTATATGCGAGAGGGACCATGGAGGATGATGTGGGTCAGATTTGGCTATGATCCTAGAAAGGATGCAGGGGCGAGGGTGTATCAGACTTTAGATTTTAGGATGAGACATGCAG ctgGAGTACACGCTATGGTGATGACTCGTGATCAAGTCGTACATTGTAAAAAAACGGACCGTATTCGTAATTTTAAGAAAAGTGCAACAGATGAACTCTCTGTGGAGGACATTGTATATGAAGGAGCCGTCTACTTCCGACCGGGAATGGTTCCATCTCAACGTCAGATTTATTATCag TACTGCGACGTGCAATTGCCCGAGGTGCAGGAGCTGATGGCGCGAGAGCCGCCGGCCGGCTACCTATGCCACGAGCGCCGCGGCTGGCTGCCGCCAGACACCGACCAGCTCTGTCGAGACCACATCTTCCGTTATGTTAAGCAGACCTTGCTCGCAACGCACAAGGCCGACCTCAAGTTTGAT GATGCTAGCAGTGCAGACGATTCGGGGTCAGACGGAGACGGCGTCAGTACGTCTGTCGCTGAATTGGATGATTCGTCAATAAGTAGAATTGATGAAATGGATGatacaaacaattaa